The following DNA comes from Papaver somniferum cultivar HN1 unplaced genomic scaffold, ASM357369v1 unplaced-scaffold_128, whole genome shotgun sequence.
CTACATCTCTTCTTCGTCATTTTTCTATTGATACTGGTCCGGTCTTTGCTGCCCTTGTCTGACACTGTCTTCATAAGAGAATTGCCTTTTAGGTCTATAAAGTGGTTGAAGAAGTTAAGGACTCGGGTATGAAATTTCTACTTTGATCTTCTACAGAAATAAGGTAACTGAACCCTGTTTATCTTCTTGCTTATGTTCTTCTTGATGAGCAAAATAACATTTCAATAGGGGAAAAGCTAGACTCTGCATTAAAACATGGTTTAACATTGTCTCATTCTAATGGGCATTGGATAATAATTTTAATGCAatggtggttttcagtttctTTGGTTATGCGATGTTTCTGAATAAAATGTCTGTCAGAAGCGGCTAATGCTGTACACATGTTTATATATTTTCGAAACCTTATAGCTTTGTGCAACTGGGGTCACTTGCCTTTGTAGATGTAAACAGCAGGCGTTCTTGCAGGTTGGAAGTTTTCAGTACCTATCACAACATCTCTGTAGCCATGATGCTTCAAGCTTGGAAGGGTCCTTATTGAGGTAAAAAAATCTTTAGTTTGTATTTGCAAGCCACAGTTAATAGGATTCTAATAATTTTAATTCGGATCTCATGTGGTCAGCCTGCTATTTTAGGATTTGCCACAAAGAACAAGCAAGCAGAGAACAAGTTTATTTGGTACATCTTTCCTTCGTCATTTTTCTGTTGATATTGGTCTGGTCTTTGTTGCTCTTGTCTGACACTGTCTTTGAAAAGATGACTTCATTAATGAGTTGCTCCCTGAGCATTTTGCTTCCTGCTTAGCCAGCCTTAGATCATCATCTCCATGAAGTCTCAGAtttatgtgtttctttttttGTGCCCCTGCACGTTTATTGTGGCACTTATTTATACATTCGGGTCCATCCATCTTCACTGTCCACTTTGGAAAATTGATAGAAATGATTTATGGTATTCCATTGTAATGGTTTTGAATAATCTTGTGTTTGTTCTGTTCTTTTTCCGAAGAGGTTATCACAAATCATTTGTCATTTGCTGTTGAATAGATGAGTCGCATGTAAAATGCCGCGGAATCCATTTATCAAGGAGAAAATAAAACCCTCTCAACTTCTTCGACCCCTTCTTTACACACCCATGAAAATCTCCTGTTAAATCGCATCTCCTGTCCTCTTCCCTTCCCCTCTAAAAACCATCTCTCTCACTCCTTTCTCCCCTCCCTCTCTCTAACAATTCCCTTAATTTAGCTTTTCTTGTCGATCTTGCGTTCCTCTTGAAAAATATTTTCGttttgtttttgaagtttttttcccttttttgtaTCGTTAATTTGCTTTATCTCTCTCATTCCCTTAATATAGCTCTTCTTTTTCCAACTTGGGTTCATTCTGATCTTATGGTTTATTTTTGAGTTGTttcagttttatttttctttttcttttttaaatttgTTCTACAACAAAAGCAAATTAAAACAATCTTTTCTTAGAAGATTTAATATATATAGTTTGTCTTAATTATGGGTCGTGTTAAACTCCAGATTAAGAGAATAGAAAATAATACTAATCGACAGGTTACATTTTCAAAGCGTCGAAATGGACTCATTAAGAAGGCTTATGAACTTTCTATCCTCTGCGATATTGATATCGCCCTTATTATGTTTTCTCCTTCTGGACGTCTTAGTCATTTTTCCGGCAAGAGAAGGTGCAAACCATGAACCTAATAAATATATTGATTTGTAGTAGTGAATAAATGTCAGTGGATTTTACCTGCAATGGACGATTTAACCAACGTGCATGCGTTTATCAAGCCTTAACCAATGTCGTACTTCTAAGATTGTTTGTTTCGAGAGTCCAGTGCTCAAATTTATGAATTAAGGGATTCATCGTTTCCAATAAAATGTTCTTATGTTGATGTTAGTTAGAAAAGAAGGACGTACGATAAGATGATTGTTATATTGTGGTAATGATCTGTTAAAATATATATTGAGCTTGTTTTTGTGTTAATTCTATTTTTGATTGTTGTCTTTGAGATTTAATTATCTGCTATTCTCTTTGTATAGGATTGAAGATGTACTTACTCGGTACATAAATCTTCCGGAACATGATCGAGGAGGGTAAAATCAAATTCTCTTTTATCATTTGTCAGATTACATCATCTTTTGGTTCTTTCACAttcattctttttcttattttaggttttctttttcttttttggtgcaGTGCCATTCAAAACCGAGAGGTACGGTCACAAAAAGAAAATCATATCAATCTTTCTTTTCAATACTGTTTACATTTCTACTCATAAGAAACTTagtatttgaatttttgtttgtttgttttctttgcaGTCACTGATATTAACTTTAAAGAACCTTAAGGGCCAAAGTGATATGGCACTTCAACTAGCTAAGTATGATACAATCCCCCTCTTTGAATTATCGTTGAGTTTCGTGCTTTATAGAGAAGGTGGTATGTATCTTGCAGACCTCTTATTAAACTTTTATTCTTTTTTCTCTGGACCAGTCCTGCAGCTGTTAATTCCAATATTGAGGTAATTGAATTTTACTTGAATATAAATTAGTTAATTAGCCCTTAGTTTTCCTCTTTGCACTCTAATCACCATTTACTTTATCTAAATTCAGTTAAGATGTTTAAGTTTTTCAGGATCTCCAGCAAGAAATCAGTAGTTTTCAACAACAAATCCAGATGATTGAAGCAGAACTAAGGTGTGTTCGTAATATTGTAGAAAAAGTTTTTTGAGTTTGAAAATATGTTACTAATGATAACTGTTGAACATTATAATCAGGAATTTTGATCCGGACCCAGTAAATATGTCATCAATGACAATGGGTGAAGTTGATTCGTGTGAGCGTAACTTACAGAAAACGTTAGACTGTATCACAAAAAGAAAGGTGGTTAACACTTACTAAAATGTTGCCGTAGTCCTAGTTCATCTTATCAATTATTAACACTTCATTGTTTGGTCATAAATAAATCTTATGCAGGAATATTTGGCGCATAATCAACAATTAAATTCTTATGATCCTTCTTCAAGCATACAGGTAACTATAATAAAATTAACAAACCAAAAGCAGTTCAATTTATCTTGGTTGGATATATGGTAaatgtaattgattgaattcagaTGCAGATGTTTTTGAATTCACAAGAAGGAATACCAACTTCATTTGGAAATGATGTTGCTAATTGGATGCCAGAAAACCAACACAACCACCCTATCCAGATTAACTTTGGATCTGACCCTTTGATGTCCCTcaggtatatatattttttggattcacAAATTTATTCACAAGTTAATATGCCAAGGAGGCACCAGAAGTACATTCTATACGTGTCCCAGATACCAGACATATGGCCAACACAAAACTCTTCTGTAGGGGACTTAGCGACCATGCTGAACTTCATTGTGCAGTCAGTCTTCTGTAGGGGACTTGGCGACCATGCTGAACTGCATTGTGCAGGGTAGTGAATCATGCCGTAACAGGAAAGAAAAAGTTGATTTACTACTGGTATTTCAATAGATCACGAAATACTAAGACAACTAGATAAGCTTAGGGTTGCCTTGTGGGTTGTCTCACTTTTGGCTAGACATAAACAGACAGTTACGTTTTATACCAGCCCTGTCATTTAATCCCCTTCATGTATGCTTGCACTACAGCTGCCAATTTTCATCACTCTTTTCAGAAAGCAAAATGCACATTAAAAGAACAGACTATAACTCTTGAAGTTTATTTGTTTGGAATTTCAGGGATCACTCGTCTAGTGTGTATGATCATCAACTACAGCATGGCTCAACAAGCTTACATGTAGATCCTCGCAACATGGGAGAGTGCCACGTAAGCAACCCCAGCGATGGAGACCTTCAGACGTGGAATCAGACGTTCCCTTCTACCGATTTCCTCTCTGCTCTCATGCCATCAACCTCTTTCCCTGTACGGTTAGCTTAGTCCTTAAACTACTTGCATTCTAAACATATTGTTAGTTGACCTGTTTCCACTTCAAGCTATTATGCAAAAAATGAGACCATAATTAgaataagcaaaaaaaaaatgtagattTTAGTTCCAAATTTTTGATATTCAGACATAGAGCTTAAGCtatcgataaaaaaaaataaaaaaaaaaagaaagaaagaaagtgaACTTAACAAATTTAAAAAATGTTTGTTCTCAAATGATTTTGactattttatttatgttaatcaTGATTACAGCATGAAATGGTTGGATCCAACATGCAACAAGGTATGTCACAGATGCTGTCGCGCGAGCAACTAGAGTCTCAACAAAACTGTTCACATATGCACCAACCACAGCCACCACAAACAAATAACCATTGTGTTGATTATGAAAACATTGGCCAGCAATAGTTTACCAATGTTGACTCGCGTCCAAGCATGCATCAAGGTGTTCCTTAGTCGCGTATCCAATTTATTTTCAATCAGATTGCTATGAGGCATCTATGTACATACGTTTCGCTCTGAATTTCTACAACGTGCTTTTGTATCACCTAGGCATGGGATGGGATGCTATTGCAGTGAAACGGGCGCAATGTTCTTTTTTCTCATATGACATTCTTTTGTATTTGTTGAAATTTTGCAACtagaaaaaagagaagagaaatatAAATCATTtatactataattttatattacatgttttttttttttgaagcaattaCATGTTATATCTGGATATCAAAAAGAAACATAGTGGACATGGATAACTATTTTTCCAATTCTGCTTGTATCATTATCATAGCTGGACTTGGTGTGCTTTTTAACTTAATCAATTGCCAAAGTTACTTATTTCTATCTACGTGCGTTTAGCGCATCAACAAAGTGCAAATTACCACCAACGTCATACAATAACTAAAAAACTCCACAAAATAGATTTTCTAGAGATCAATCCATGTTTTAATAAAAGTGTtactggtgcctttgaatttgaatttgaattttttttggatCCACACCGAAATGTGATTAGTGAATACTATTGTAAACCCCCTCCTAATATGGGTTCAACATTTAGAAATctaacaaaatggatccttcactatcaactccgttctttcacattttgatatttttaggcccaAAATTTTAGAATTCAGGGCTTAATAATAAGAATATTATCCATAATAAATCTAATAATACCAAAACTACCCTTTAGTATATATAGGTAATAAAACTAGGTTtagattttattttctgtttCCTTTGCTTttttactctctctctctctcattttcTTTTGCTCTATCCTGGAAGAAAAATCCGGCCGAGAAGACACAATTTCTAATCGAAATTTTCAGTGAAAAAATGATTTCAAAACCTAGATCTAATCTTTACAAACACAGGATCCTGATTATCTAAACCTAATTCAACATTATCATCACTTGTTCTTGGAAGATTCAGTGAAAATTAACGGAAAAGAAgtgataatcatcatcatcatcaacaacaaatgaATCTGAAGATTCGCCTACAAAATCAAATCGAACAGATAAgcatactcatctttaacatttCAATTGAATTGGTTGATTTATTCTGAGATttcgaatttttattttttgaaaaatcatTTGGGAAACTTCAATAGTTTGATTTCAGTTCAAATCTGTTACATAAATCATAATCTGAGTTAGATCTGTTATAATCTAACCTCAATTTTACTTTTGAGAGAAAAttttcaaagaattttcaaagaaaaatttctagggttcttgAACAGAATTCGATATATCTTTTAATTTCTCATCTCGAtcgaaaatcggttttcatattcGAAATATGTGAATCATTATCCGTTTTACCCATCTAGttgatatgaatttcatttacttTAATTTTTGAACCGATTTGAGCTCATCTTTAATGGATTTTGTTCTGGGCAGATTGTTTCAAGTTCAATTTATATTTGCTACATTCAGTACCTTATCTTGAAGATGAAATCTTAATCGATAACGATAACTGGAAGCATACGGTTGAATCTAAGCAACTTCAACAACTATTTCGATAAAAAATCAGTGAAATAAGATAAGtttctttgagttttttttttatgattcatGAGATTGATGAATAAAACTTGTAGGACAGGTAGGTTAAATatgtatgaactttgattttaGTTTGC
Coding sequences within:
- the LOC113332056 gene encoding agamous-like MADS-box protein AGL104 isoform X3 gives rise to the protein MIVILWIEDVLTRYINLPEHDRGGAIQNRESLILTLKNLKGQSDMALQLANPAAVNSNIEDLQQEISSFQQQIQMIEAELRNFDPDPVNMSSMTMGEVDSCERNLQKTLDCITKRKEYLAHNQQLNSYDPSSSIQMQMFLNSQEGIPTSFGNDVANWMPENQHNHPIQINFGSDPLMSLRDHSSSVYDHQLQHGSTSLHVDPRNMGECHVSNPSDGDLQTWNQTFPSTDFLSALMPSTSFPHEMVGSNMQQGMSQMLSREQLESQQNCSHMHQPQPPQTNNHCVDYENIGQQ
- the LOC113332056 gene encoding agamous-like MADS-box protein AGL104 isoform X2 yields the protein MGRVKLQIKRIENNTNRQVTFSKRRNGLIKKAYELSILCDIDIALIMFSPSGRLSHFSGKRRIEDVLTRYINLPEHDRGGAIQNRESLILTLKNLKGQSDMALQLANPAAVNSNIEDLQQEISSFQQQIQMIEAELRNFDPDPVNMSSMTMGEVDSCERNLQKTLDCITKRKEYLAHNQQLNSYDPSSSIQMFLNSQEGIPTSFGNDVANWMPENQHNHPIQINFGSDPLMSLRDHSSSVYDHQLQHGSTSLHVDPRNMGECHVSNPSDGDLQTWNQTFPSTDFLSALMPSTSFPHEMVGSNMQQGMSQMLSREQLESQQNCSHMHQPQPPQTNNHCVDYENIGQQ
- the LOC113332056 gene encoding agamous-like MADS-box protein AGL104 isoform X4, which encodes MIEEGFLFLFWCSAIQNRESLILTLKNLKGQSDMALQLANPAAVNSNIEDLQQEISSFQQQIQMIEAELRNFDPDPVNMSSMTMGEVDSCERNLQKTLDCITKRKEYLAHNQQLNSYDPSSSIQMQMFLNSQEGIPTSFGNDVANWMPENQHNHPIQINFGSDPLMSLRDHSSSVYDHQLQHGSTSLHVDPRNMGECHVSNPSDGDLQTWNQTFPSTDFLSALMPSTSFPHEMVGSNMQQGMSQMLSREQLESQQNCSHMHQPQPPQTNNHCVDYENIGQQ
- the LOC113332056 gene encoding agamous-like MADS-box protein AGL104 isoform X1 produces the protein MGRVKLQIKRIENNTNRQVTFSKRRNGLIKKAYELSILCDIDIALIMFSPSGRLSHFSGKRRIEDVLTRYINLPEHDRGGAIQNRESLILTLKNLKGQSDMALQLANPAAVNSNIEDLQQEISSFQQQIQMIEAELRNFDPDPVNMSSMTMGEVDSCERNLQKTLDCITKRKEYLAHNQQLNSYDPSSSIQMQMFLNSQEGIPTSFGNDVANWMPENQHNHPIQINFGSDPLMSLRDHSSSVYDHQLQHGSTSLHVDPRNMGECHVSNPSDGDLQTWNQTFPSTDFLSALMPSTSFPHEMVGSNMQQGMSQMLSREQLESQQNCSHMHQPQPPQTNNHCVDYENIGQQ